In Actinoplanes sp. NBC_00393, a single genomic region encodes these proteins:
- a CDS encoding ROK family transcriptional regulator: MVPQRTLTAGQFAVTRHLLVHGPATRQDLGDRLNLSYASMSRLARSLVDRGMASEALEPETAIGRPRQVLTAVPEARHVVGCKLTADTAYGVVCDMFGNVKATARAALPGPGADGGVPVDGAVKVIAQLTGRLARRVPAVDGIGVALGGVVADRVTVREGTFLGWRDVDLAGPITQRTGLPVIVTNDVTALAREQLWFGAGRSHATFGLITVGAGLGFGVVRDGVVVEALIDNGHLLAHAPIDPRGPRCGLGHAGCVAAYLNREDVSAAAHHPVTFGELARLGDPASTRQLDGAAHALGHLVATFAGALQTTCVVLAGEDVAALTASPAMHEAIADRLRPGPAEVQRCELDIITTPLTFTDWARGAAVAGIQNVLGGA, encoded by the coding sequence ATGGTGCCTCAGCGGACGCTCACCGCGGGACAGTTCGCCGTCACCCGGCACCTGCTCGTCCACGGCCCGGCCACCCGCCAGGACCTCGGCGACCGGCTGAATCTCTCGTACGCGTCGATGTCCCGGCTCGCCCGGTCGCTGGTCGACCGGGGCATGGCGTCGGAGGCGCTCGAACCGGAGACCGCGATCGGCCGGCCACGGCAGGTGCTCACGGCCGTCCCCGAGGCGCGGCACGTGGTCGGGTGCAAACTCACGGCCGACACCGCGTACGGGGTGGTCTGCGACATGTTCGGCAACGTGAAGGCCACCGCGCGGGCGGCGCTGCCGGGACCGGGGGCGGACGGAGGCGTACCGGTGGACGGCGCCGTCAAGGTGATCGCGCAGCTGACCGGCCGGCTCGCCCGGCGGGTGCCGGCGGTCGACGGCATCGGCGTCGCCCTCGGTGGCGTCGTCGCCGACCGGGTCACCGTCCGGGAGGGCACCTTCCTCGGCTGGCGCGACGTCGACCTGGCCGGCCCGATCACCCAGCGCACCGGGCTGCCGGTCATCGTGACGAACGACGTCACCGCCCTGGCCCGCGAACAGCTCTGGTTCGGCGCCGGCCGCAGCCACGCCACGTTCGGCCTCATCACCGTCGGCGCCGGCCTGGGCTTCGGCGTCGTCCGTGATGGCGTGGTCGTCGAGGCGCTGATCGACAACGGCCACCTGCTCGCCCACGCCCCGATCGACCCGCGCGGGCCGCGATGCGGGCTCGGGCACGCCGGCTGCGTCGCCGCCTACCTCAACCGCGAGGACGTGTCCGCCGCGGCACACCATCCGGTCACCTTCGGCGAACTGGCCCGGCTCGGCGACCCCGCGTCCACCCGGCAGCTCGACGGCGCCGCGCACGCCCTCGGCCACCTCGTCGCGACCTTCGCCGGCGCCCTGCAGACCACCTGCGTCGTGCTCGCCGGCGAGGACGTCGCAGCGCTCACGGCGTCCCCGGCGATGCACGAGGCCATCGCCGACCGGCTGCGGCCCGGCCCCGCCGAGGTGCAGCGATGCGAGCTGGACATCATCACCACGCCGCTCACCTTCACCGACTGGGCCCGCGGCGCCGCAGTCGCCGGCATCCAGAACGTCCTCGGCGGCGCCTAA
- a CDS encoding carbohydrate ABC transporter permease, whose translation MAIDTAPPATTVGPTPPPRTVEPPEPRRFSVGRAIAWMFMIFVILVSLFPFYWMLRTALSSNNALYAGSDSLLPVQPSLGGFQRVFGLQTGQEAIDAGGAGQPIDFWRYLFNSVVVATLVTAGQVFFSAMAAYAFARLEWRHREKWFAFFLGGLMIPAIFTLLPNFVLIKQLGLVDTLLGIALPSMLMTPFAVFFLRQFFLGIAKEVEEAALIDGASKVRVFFRVILPMSTAPIATLGILTYISTWNEYFWALMVSYTDKSRVLTVALGVFKSQTPQTGPDWSGLMAATLVAALPMLVLFMVFAKRIVNSIGFSGIK comes from the coding sequence ATGGCCATCGACACCGCCCCGCCGGCCACCACGGTCGGACCCACACCGCCCCCGCGCACTGTCGAACCGCCGGAACCCAGAAGGTTCAGCGTCGGCCGCGCGATCGCCTGGATGTTCATGATCTTCGTCATCCTGGTCAGCCTGTTCCCGTTCTACTGGATGCTGCGTACCGCCCTGTCCAGCAACAACGCCCTTTACGCGGGCAGCGACAGCCTGCTGCCGGTGCAACCGTCGCTGGGTGGCTTCCAGCGTGTCTTCGGCCTGCAGACCGGCCAGGAGGCGATCGACGCCGGCGGCGCCGGGCAACCGATCGACTTCTGGCGCTACCTGTTCAACTCGGTGGTGGTGGCGACCCTGGTCACCGCCGGGCAGGTGTTCTTCTCCGCGATGGCCGCGTACGCCTTCGCCCGGCTGGAATGGCGCCACCGCGAGAAGTGGTTCGCGTTCTTCCTCGGCGGCCTGATGATCCCGGCCATCTTCACGCTGCTGCCCAACTTCGTACTGATCAAGCAATTGGGCCTGGTGGACACGCTGCTCGGCATCGCGCTGCCGAGCATGCTGATGACGCCGTTCGCTGTGTTCTTCCTGCGGCAGTTCTTCCTCGGCATCGCCAAGGAGGTCGAGGAGGCGGCGCTGATCGACGGCGCCTCCAAGGTCCGGGTGTTCTTCCGGGTGATCCTGCCGATGTCCACCGCGCCGATCGCGACGCTGGGGATCCTGACCTACATCTCCACCTGGAACGAGTACTTCTGGGCGCTGATGGTCAGCTATACCGACAAGTCGCGGGTGCTCACCGTCGCCCTCGGGGTGTTCAAGTCGCAGACCCCGCAGACCGGGCCGGACTGGTCCGGGCTGATGGCCGCCACCCTGGTCGCGGCCCTGCCGATGCTGGTGCTGTTCATGGTCTTCGCCAAGCGCATCGTCAACTCCATCGGCTTCAGCGGCATCAAGTGA
- a CDS encoding ABC transporter substrate-binding protein — protein MIKRIRAGAAALTLGLLTAACGNTGTGTIGVIEYWLWDSGQQPGYQKCADAFQQQNPGLSVRITQNGWDTYWSKLTAGFIADTAPDVFTDHLAKFAQYVDLKVLRPLDDLGPTSDIKDTDYQEGLAELWKGQDGKRYGVPKDWDTVAMFYDRAAIKQAGIDEADLRNLTWNPSDGGTFEKLVAHLTVDANGVRGDEPGFDKNKVTMHGLSSEGAGGGGWGQTQWSAFTGSAGWQVTDKNPWGTRFNLDQPAFQDTLDWYFGLAEKGYMPSYAEIGGSNPIGTDKQIQSGIAAMGLSGSWMISTFSKLTDESGAKLDIGVAPTPIGPSGKRASMFNGLADSITTLSKQPDNAAKWVKFMSGAECQNMIADSGVVFPARPEATARAITYNKEERNLDVTPFTDQVTEKTTFLFPVTTNAADITALLVPRLDAVYLGEEPVSSLTTLNDQLNALFEVAQ, from the coding sequence GTGATCAAGCGAATCCGGGCCGGCGCGGCCGCGCTCACCCTGGGACTGCTCACCGCCGCCTGCGGCAACACCGGCACCGGCACCATCGGCGTCATCGAGTACTGGCTGTGGGACTCCGGCCAGCAACCCGGCTACCAGAAGTGCGCCGACGCGTTCCAGCAGCAGAATCCCGGCCTGAGCGTGCGGATCACCCAGAACGGCTGGGACACGTACTGGTCCAAGCTCACCGCCGGTTTCATCGCCGACACCGCGCCGGACGTCTTCACCGACCATTTGGCCAAGTTCGCGCAGTACGTCGACCTCAAGGTGCTGCGCCCGCTCGACGACCTGGGCCCGACCAGCGATATCAAGGACACCGACTACCAGGAGGGCCTGGCCGAACTCTGGAAGGGCCAGGACGGCAAACGGTACGGCGTACCGAAGGACTGGGACACCGTCGCGATGTTCTACGACCGGGCGGCGATCAAGCAGGCCGGTATCGACGAGGCCGACCTGCGGAACCTCACCTGGAACCCGTCCGACGGCGGCACCTTCGAGAAGCTCGTCGCGCATCTGACGGTCGACGCCAACGGCGTGCGCGGCGACGAACCCGGCTTCGACAAGAACAAGGTCACGATGCACGGCCTCTCCTCCGAAGGCGCTGGCGGCGGTGGCTGGGGACAGACCCAGTGGTCGGCCTTCACCGGCAGCGCCGGCTGGCAGGTGACCGACAAGAACCCCTGGGGTACGCGCTTCAACCTCGACCAGCCGGCCTTCCAGGACACCCTCGACTGGTATTTCGGGCTGGCCGAGAAGGGCTACATGCCGAGCTACGCCGAGATCGGCGGCAGCAACCCGATCGGCACGGACAAACAGATTCAGTCCGGGATCGCCGCCATGGGACTCAGCGGCTCCTGGATGATCTCCACGTTCAGCAAGCTCACCGACGAGTCCGGCGCCAAGCTCGACATCGGTGTCGCGCCGACCCCGATCGGGCCGTCCGGCAAGCGCGCGTCGATGTTCAACGGCCTCGCCGACTCCATCACCACGCTGTCGAAGCAGCCGGACAACGCCGCGAAGTGGGTCAAGTTCATGTCCGGCGCCGAGTGCCAGAACATGATCGCCGACTCCGGGGTGGTGTTCCCGGCCCGGCCGGAGGCCACCGCCCGCGCGATCACCTACAACAAGGAGGAACGCAACCTCGACGTCACCCCCTTCACCGATCAGGTCACCGAGAAGACGACGTTCCTGTTCCCGGTGACCACCAACGCCGCCGACATCACCGCGCTGCTGGTCCCGCGGCTCGACGCCGTCTACCTCGGCGAGGAGCCGGTGTCGTCGCTCACCACGCTCAACGACCAGCTCAACGCCCTGTTCGAGGTAGCCCAGTGA
- a CDS encoding PQQ-dependent sugar dehydrogenase: MRNRLWTNAVVAVLLTTGAAGCGNDDEASGAPQTAATTLPGRGAVEEVARGIDVPWGLTFLPGGDALIAERDSGRILRLKPGADPQQVAEIPGVSAAGEGGLLGIAASPQFATDNLVYAYFTAATDNRIVRFNLDGGEPEVIFDGIAKAGFHNGGRIAFGPDGLLYAGTGDAGDTSSSQDPDSPNGKILRLTPDGDPAPGNPTASSPVFSLGHRNVQGLAWDADGRLFATEFGQNELDEVNLIRAGRNYGWPEVEGEGDTDGDRFTNPLVTWSTREASPSGMAIAGRTAYVAALRGERLWTVPLNGDQVGEPSAQLNGEYGRLRTVEVAPDGALWVTTSNTDGRGDVRDGDDRVLRFPAG, encoded by the coding sequence GTGCGTAACAGACTGTGGACGAATGCGGTGGTAGCGGTCCTGCTGACAACAGGCGCCGCCGGATGCGGCAACGACGATGAGGCCTCCGGCGCGCCGCAGACGGCCGCGACCACGCTGCCCGGCCGCGGCGCCGTGGAGGAGGTGGCGCGCGGCATCGACGTACCGTGGGGCCTGACCTTCCTGCCCGGCGGCGACGCGCTGATCGCCGAGCGCGACTCCGGCCGCATCCTGCGCCTGAAACCCGGCGCCGACCCGCAGCAGGTCGCCGAGATCCCCGGGGTCAGCGCGGCCGGCGAGGGCGGCCTGCTGGGCATCGCGGCCTCGCCGCAATTCGCTACCGACAACCTGGTGTACGCCTACTTCACCGCCGCCACCGACAACCGCATAGTCCGGTTCAACCTTGACGGCGGCGAACCCGAGGTCATCTTCGACGGCATCGCGAAGGCCGGCTTCCACAACGGCGGCCGGATCGCTTTCGGCCCCGACGGCCTGCTCTACGCCGGCACCGGCGACGCCGGCGACACCTCCAGCTCGCAGGACCCGGACAGCCCCAACGGCAAGATACTGCGGCTCACCCCGGACGGCGACCCCGCCCCCGGCAACCCGACCGCCTCCTCGCCGGTCTTCAGCCTCGGCCACCGCAACGTGCAGGGCCTGGCCTGGGACGCCGACGGCCGGCTGTTCGCCACCGAGTTCGGCCAGAACGAACTGGATGAGGTCAACCTGATCCGGGCCGGCCGCAACTACGGGTGGCCCGAGGTCGAGGGTGAGGGCGACACCGACGGCGACCGTTTCACGAATCCGCTGGTCACGTGGTCGACGCGGGAGGCCTCGCCGTCCGGCATGGCGATCGCGGGACGGACGGCGTACGTGGCGGCGCTGCGCGGGGAGCGGCTGTGGACGGTGCCGCTGAACGGCGACCAGGTGGGGGAGCCGTCCGCTCAGCTGAACGGCGAGTACGGCCGGCTGCGGACCGTCGAGGTCGCCCCGGACGGCGCGCTGTGGGTGACCACCTCGAACACCGACGGCCGCGGCGACGTCCGCGACGGCGACGACCGCGTCCTGCGCTTCCCGGCCGGTTAG
- a CDS encoding carbohydrate ABC transporter permease: MATSTSVRLRPRDDTRLAIAFIAPALIGFLVFMVWPTLRGIYLSFTKFNLLTPPEFNGLDNYVRMVQDPVFWNAMKVTVYYVFVNIVIQTAFALVIAVMMQRLTRRTWLRGIVLTPYLVSNVVAAMVFLWILDYQLGIGNQIIAAIGMERIAFLSSEAWVIPTIALINVWRHVGYTALLIFAGLQTIPETMYEAGRMDGASEPRMFRSITVPLLRPVLALVLIITVVGSFQVFDTVAITTRGGPVDSSRVLQYYIYDVAFGRFQFGYASAMSVALLLVLVIITFVQYRVTRAESSDLN; encoded by the coding sequence ATGGCTACGAGCACTTCCGTACGGTTACGTCCCCGCGACGACACCCGGCTGGCGATCGCCTTCATCGCCCCCGCCCTGATCGGCTTCCTGGTCTTCATGGTCTGGCCGACGTTGCGCGGCATCTACCTGAGCTTCACGAAGTTCAACCTGCTGACCCCGCCCGAGTTCAACGGCCTCGACAACTACGTACGCATGGTCCAGGACCCGGTGTTCTGGAACGCGATGAAGGTGACCGTCTACTACGTGTTCGTCAACATCGTCATCCAGACCGCGTTCGCGCTGGTCATCGCGGTGATGATGCAGCGGCTCACCCGGCGCACCTGGCTGCGCGGGATCGTGCTCACGCCGTACCTGGTCTCCAATGTCGTCGCCGCGATGGTCTTCCTCTGGATCCTGGACTATCAGCTCGGCATCGGGAACCAGATCATCGCCGCGATCGGCATGGAACGCATCGCGTTCCTGTCGTCGGAGGCATGGGTCATCCCGACCATCGCCCTGATCAACGTCTGGCGGCACGTCGGCTACACCGCCCTGCTGATCTTCGCCGGGCTGCAGACCATCCCCGAGACGATGTACGAGGCCGGCCGCATGGACGGCGCCAGCGAGCCCCGGATGTTCCGCAGCATCACCGTGCCGCTGCTGCGCCCGGTCCTCGCCCTGGTCCTGATCATCACCGTGGTCGGGTCGTTCCAGGTGTTCGACACCGTCGCCATCACCACGCGCGGCGGCCCGGTCGACTCCTCCCGGGTGCTGCAGTACTACATCTACGACGTGGCCTTCGGCCGCTTCCAGTTCGGCTACGCCTCCGCGATGTCGGTCGCGCTGCTGCTGGTCCTGGTGATCATCACCTTCGTCCAGTACCGGGTCACCCGGGCCGAATCGTCCGACCTGAACTGA